The genomic stretch GTGTGGCAGTTGTGTTACCTCGCCGTCGCGGAGGAGGTAGGGAACGGGATGGCCGGCGTTGACGAGCCGGGCCTGCCCGGACGCCAAGTCCACGCGGAGTAACAGGCCGGTGACGAACTGGTCCGAGCTGGTGTGGTCGAGCAAATCCTGGTTGGCCTGGTGGGCCTGTTCGACCACCTCATACCCGCGGCGGCGGCTGTTACGTAGGCTTGCGACAACCAGGCTCGCCAACTGCGCGGCCGACAGGTCGTGGCCCATCGCGTCGGTGAGCGTGGCATGTAGCGCACCACGGCTCAGGCTGTAGTCGAAGGTGTCGCCAGCAGCGGTCGCCGCCGGCTCGAGGAAACCGGCGATCGTGCACTGCGCTGCCTCACACGTGAACGACGCTGGCAGTAGCCGCCGCTGAATCTCCGCGGCTAGGTCCAGCGGCAGCGTCCGCTGCGCGCGCTCGTACAGATCGGTGTACCGGCTGTTGGCGATCACGACGTACGCCAACGCGTGCCCGGCGAGCGCTGCGTCGGCCGCGGTCGCTTCGTCCGGCGGCGCCGCCAGTCGCAGCTCCAGCACTCCGAGCGCCTCGCCACGATCGGTCACTGGCGCATAGAACCAGGCTCCAGCCCCGCTGGGCTCGATGTGCACCCGCTGAGTGCGCAACACGCGACCCTGGGGCGTCCCTTCGATCGGCACCCACTGGCTGCCGTC from Mycobacteriales bacterium encodes the following:
- a CDS encoding PP2C family protein-serine/threonine phosphatase — its product is MAVGPARRLELGALLLAVERAAPVQAVEALAEELARVMAADHVGFLMADYGGTGLARLVRAGPAVGTDDGSQWVPIEGTPQGRVLRTQRVHIEPSGAGAWFYAPVTDRGEALGVLELRLAAPPDEATAADAALAGHALAYVVIANSRYTDLYERAQRTLPLDLAAEIQRRLLPASFTCEAAQCTIAGFLEPAATAAGDTFDYSLSRGALHATLTDAMGHDLSAAQLASLVVASLRNSRRRGYEVVEQAHQANQDLLDHTSSDQFVTGLLLRVDLASGQARLVNAGHPVPYLLRDGEVTQLPHSGDPPFGVIAAAYLDYAFHLQAGDRLLLVTDGMLERNASRLDVPTELHATRDLHPRELVQHLTRRVTAAVGGPLHDDATVLCVDWHGGMDTQRHVGSGADPSRASRPL